A single region of the Gossypium arboreum isolate Shixiya-1 chromosome 12, ASM2569848v2, whole genome shotgun sequence genome encodes:
- the LOC108477179 gene encoding uncharacterized protein LOC108477179: MDKLREFGRKALFYVRVLSGYEERKIRNYRLQLEQRLQQAQARKAALRKIPEQTVLQEVRRMVEDMQALNKRLEETEAAIEEYFKPIDKEVETIMKIQLDGEEKTMKEMMTTMQRQALLEKMEAEKIANTHQPDANQGNQDATTSSRGQDAQMR, encoded by the exons ATGGACAAATTAAGGGAATTTGGGAGAAAAGCTTTGTTCTATGTTAGGGTTCTCTCCGGATATGAAGAACGTAAAATTCGAAACTACAGATTGCAGCTCGAGCAACGCCTGCAGCAG GCACAAGCAAGGAAAGCAGCCTTAAGAAAGATTCCTGAGCAGACTGTGTTACAAGAGGTTCGCCGAATGGTTGAGGATATGCAAGCTTTGAATAAAAGGCTTGAAGAAACT GAAGCTGCCATTGAAGAGTACTTCAAACCAATAGACAAGGAAGTGGAGACAATAATGAAAATCCAGCTTGATGGAGAAGAGAAGACAATGAAAGAGATGATGACAACAATGCAGAGACAAGCCTTGCTTGAGAAAATGGAAGCTGAGAAAATCGCAAACACGCATCAACCAGACGCAAACCAAGGTAACCAGGATGCTACTACATCTAGCCGCGGTCAAGATGCTCAAATGAGATAA
- the LOC108477101 gene encoding bax inhibitor 1 — MDTFSSFFDSQSRSQWNYNTLKNFRQISPIVQTHLKKVYLTLFCALVASAFGAYLHIIWNIGGYLTTFACFGAIIWLHSTPPCQEQKRVSLLMASAVFEGASIGPLIDLAIQIDPSVLVAAFVGTALAFACFSGAAMLARRREYLYLGGLLSSGVSMLLWLHFASSIFGGSTALFKMEIYLGLLVFVGYMVVDTQDIIEKAHLGDLDYIKHALTLFTDFVAVFVRILIIMLKNSAEKGERKKKKRSD, encoded by the exons ATGGACACGTTCTCTTCGTTCTTTGATTCTCAATCGAGAAGCCAGTGGAATTACAACACTCTCAAGAATTTCCGTCAGATCTCTCCGATTGTTCAAACGCATCTCAAAAAG GTTTATCTGACCCTATTTTGTGCGCTTGTTGCCTCTGCGTTTGGGGCTTATCTTCATATAATTTGGAACATTGGGGGTTACCTCACGACATTTGCATGCTTTGGAGCCATAATTTGGCTCCATTCTACCCCTCCTTGTCAAGAG CAAAAGAGGGTTTCTCTTCTAATGGCATCAGCAGTTTTTGAAGGAGCTTCAATTGGTCCTCTAATTGACTTGGCCATTCAAATTGACCCAag TGTTCTGGTAGCTGCATTCGTGGGAACAGCATTGGCCTTTGCATGCTTTTCAGGAGCTGCCATGTTAGCAAGGCGCAGAGAGTACCTCTATCTTGGTGGCTTGCTTTCATCTGGTGTGTCCATGCTTCTCTGGTTGCATTTTGCTTCTTCTATCTTTGGTGGTTCTACAGCCCTCTTTAAGATGGAG ATCTACTTAGGGCTCTTGGTGTTTGTTGGCTATATGGTAGTGGACACACAAGACATAATCGAGAAGGCACACTTGGGTGACCTGGATTATATAAAGCATGCTTTGACACTTTTTACTGATTTCGTTGCCGTATTTGTTCGCATTCTGATAATCATG TTGAAAAATTCAGCTGAGAAGGGtgagagaaagaagaagaagaggagtgACTAA
- the LOC108476543 gene encoding putative glycerol-3-phosphate transporter 4 — protein MSRDSNTRRRIPPGIFLIKSVRGKDWALKSYRYIILLLTFIAYASYHASRKPSSIVKSVFYPESLKNSKVSPWPVGNVFIKEEEFVSFDRNRVESQGWYPFNQSDGTSKLGEIDVAFLACYSSGMYVAGHLGDTLDLRLFLTTGMIGSGIFVGLFGMGYFWNIHDFWFFLSMQMVAGLFQATGWPSVVAVVGNWFGKRKRGLIMGIWNAHTSVGNISGSLLAAAVLDYGWGWSFIVPGALIASAGVLVYLFLPAYPEDIGFSGITDSSPNLESLSQAEEDRTQKGPVVKVEKSSGIKEGSGSRTGIGLFEACFIPGVIPFALCLFFSKLVAYTFLYWLPFYLSQTEIGGEYMSVKSAGNLSTLFDVGGIAGGILAGYISDKLNARATTAATFMLAAIPSMLLYRTYGSISRTINILLMVVAGLFVNGPYALITTAVSADLGTHSSLRGDSRALATVTAIIDGTGSVGAALGPLITGFLSSKGWDVVFIMLMVGALIASLLLSHLVIAEFTERSYKSVPSSHGQQTDEATGSLPLLSNQR, from the exons ATGTCAAGGGATTCAAATACGAGAAGGCGAATCCCACctgggatttttctgataaaaaGTGTTAGGGGTAAAGATTGGGCCCTAAAATCATATAGATACATAATATTATTGCTTACCTTCATAGCATATGCGAGCTATCACGCCTCTAGGAAACCTAGCAGCATAGTTAAAAGCGTTTTCTATCCTGAATCACTGAAAAACTCAAAGGTTAGCCCTTGGCCTGTTGGGAATGTCTTTATCAAGGAAGAAGAATTTGTCAGTTTTGATAGAAACAGGGTTGAAAGCCAGGGTTGGTATCCTTTTAACCAATCCGATGGAACATCGAAATTGGGCGAAATCGATGTTGCTTTTCTAGCTTGTTACTCTTCTGGAATGTATGTTGCTGGGCATTTAGGGGATACCTTGGATCTTAGGTTGTTCCTGACAACAGGGATGATTGGAAGTGGCATTTTTGTGGGGTTGTTTGGGATGGGTTACTTTTGGAACATTCATGACTTTTGGTTTTTCCTTTCGATGCAAATGGTTGCTGGGTTATTTCAAGCAACCGGTTGGCCTTCGGTCGTGGCCGTCGTCGGGAATTGGTTTGGAAAAAGGAAGAGGGGTTTGATAATGGGTATTTGGAATGCTCATACTTCGGTCGGGAATATCAGTGGATCCCTTCTTGCTGCTGCTGTTTTGGATTATGGTTGGGGTTGGTCTTTTATTGTCCCAGGAGCATTGATTGCTTCAGCAGGGGTATTAGTTTATTTGTTCCTGCCTGCCTATCCTGAGGATATAGGTTTCAGTGGTATAACTGATTCGTCTCCGAATCTGGAATCATTGTCTCAGGCAGAGGAGGATCGGACTCAGAAGGGACCGGTAGTGAAAGTAGAAAAAAGTTCCGGTATCAAAGAAGGGTCAGGAAGCAGGACAGGTATTGGACTTTTTGAAGCTTGTTTCATACCAGGGGTGATTCCGTTTGCATTATGCCTCTTCTTCTCAAAGCTCGTCGCCTATACGTTTTTATACTGGTTACCATTTTATTTGAGCCAAACAG AAATTGGTGGGGAGTATATGTCTGTGAAGTCGGCTGGAAACCTGTCTACCTTGTTCGATGTAGGGGGTATTGCTGGGGGGATCCTTGCTGGTTACATATCCGATAAACTTAATGCCCGGGCTACTACAGCAGCCACCTTCATGCTTGCAGCAATACCTTCCATGCTCTTATACCGTACATATGGAAGTATTTCACGTACCATAAACATTTTACTTATGGTCGTTGCTGGCTTGTTTGTAAATGGGCCATATGCGCTCATCACGACTGCAGTTTCTGCAGACCTCGGTACGCACAGTTCTCTCAGAGGGGATTCTCGGGCATTAGCAACGGTGACAGCTATAATTGATGGCACTGGCTCAGTTGGTGCAGCTCTAGGCCCTCTTATCACCGGATTCCTTTCATCAAAGGGGTGGGATGTGGTATTCATAATGCTAATGGTCGGCGCGCTTATTGCATCACTTCTTTTATCACATTTGGTCATAGCCGAATTCACCGAGAGAAGTTACAAATCGGTTCCATCTTCTCATGGACAGCAAACTGATGAAG CTACCGGATCACTACCCCTTCTAAGTAATCAAAGGTGA
- the LOC108478697 gene encoding phospholipase A1-Ibeta2, chloroplastic-like yields MQIGVGHTLPAQNLHVFQARRASFKCRQTSPLNPSTKPNPCSQKPLSSACFSTESTRQHLSSLEKLLQKTNEAEPEQVISKPPINGSIGNKGKVLLEGLNLSRIWPETKAAEEMSPRHLNRLQRLLSKSNMEYSPRNSLGSRWREYHGCNDWSGLLDPLDENLRREVVRYGEFVQAAYHGFHSNPAMSTNQAPLPRHVALSDRSYKLTKSLYATSSIGLPDWVDDVAPDLGWMTQRSSWIGYVAVCDDRREIQRMGRRDIVIALRGTATCMEWAENLRAQLVRIPESDNPTQKVECGFLSLHKTPGAHVPSLAESVVEEVKRLMETYKGETLSITITGHSLGAALSLLVADEISSCAPHVPPIAVFSFGGPRVGNKSFVDRLNEKKVKVLRIVNNQDLITRVPGIFIGEGSNQQQEDLQKNQRNDGFGKVFDMIDNNNPWAYSHVGTELRVDTKMSPYLKPNADMACCHDLEAYLHLVDGFLSSNCPFRSNAKRSLVKLVNDQRSNMKQLYTHKSLSLNLERDRLRVPIPSCLPSPSR; encoded by the coding sequence ATGCAGATCGGCGTCGGCCACACTCTTCCCGCTCAAAACTTGCACGTCTTCCAAGCCAGACGGGCAAGTTTCAAGTGCCGGCAAACATCTCCTCTAAACCCTTCAACCAAACCCAATCCATGTTCTCAAAAGCCCCTTTCTTCAGCATGTTTTTCCACTGAGTCGACTCGGCAACACCTTTCCAGCCTCGAAAAACTCCTCCAGAAGACAAACGAAGCTGAACCCGAACAAGTAATTTCCAAACCGCCCATCAATGGTTCGATCGGAAACAAAGGTAAGGTTTTACTGGAAGGGCTGAATCTTTCGAGGATTTGGCCCGAAACGAAAGCTGCTGAAGAGATGTCGCCGCGTCATTTAAATAGGCTTCAACGGCTTTTATCCAAGTCCAATATGGAGTATTCGCCGAGGAACAGCCTGGGTTCTCGTTGGAGAGAGTACCATGGCTGCAATGATTGGTCGGGGTTGCTTGACCCGCTCGATGAGAATCTAAGGCGGGAAGTGGTTAGATATGGGGAATTCGTTCAAGCTGCTTACCATGGCTTTCATTCGAACCCTGCTATGTCCACCAACCAGGCTCCCTTGCCGAGGCACGTTGCGTTATCCGATAGGTCTTACAAGTTGACCAAGAGCCTTTACGCCACCTCGTCTATCGGCTTGCCGGATTGGGTCGACGACGTGGCTCCGGATCTCGGGTGGATGACCCAACGGTCTAGTTGGATCGGGTACGTAGCGGTTTGTGACGACCGGAGGGAGATTCAACGGATGGGAAGGAGGGATATTGTGATTGCCTTACGCGGGACCGCAACGTGCATGGAATGGGCTGAAAATTTAAGAGCCCAATTGGTTCGGATCCCTGAATCGGATAACCCGACCCAAAAGGTTGAATGTGGATTCTTGAGCTTGCACAAGACACCCGGTGCTCACGTCCCTAGCTTAGCTGAATCCGTGGTTGAAGAAGTGAAAAGGTTGATGGAGACTTACAAAGGTGAAACTCTTAGCATTACAATCACGGGGCATAGCCTTGGTGCCGCACTCTCCCTTTTAGTCGCCGATGAAATAAGTTCATGCGCACCTCACGTGCCTCCCATCGCGGTTTTTTCTTTCGGTGGTCCTCGAGTCGGTAATAAAAGCTTTGTCGATCGGCTTAATGAGAAGAAGGTTAAAGTGTTACGAATTGTTAACAACCAAGACTTAATCACTAGAGTTCCTGGTATATTTATTGGTGAAGGATCAAATCAACAACAAGAGGATCTACAAAAAAACCAAAGAAATGATGGTTTTGGAAAAGTGTTTGATATGATTGACAATAACAATCCTTGGGCATATTCTCATGTTGGAACAGAACTCAGGGTCGACACTAAAATGTCCCCTTATCTAAAACCAAATGCGGACATGGCATGTTGTCACGATTTAGAGGCATACCTACACTTGGTGGATGGATTCTTATCATCAAATTGTCCATTTAGATCAAACGCAAAGAGAAGCTTAGTGAAGTTGGTTAATGATCAAAGATCAAATATGAAACAACTGTATACTCATAAGTCCTTGAGTTTAAACCTTGAGAGAGATCGGCTTAGGGTCCCGATTCCTAGTTGTTTGCCTAGCCCATCTAGATAG